In Nocardioides marinus, one DNA window encodes the following:
- a CDS encoding PAC2 family protein, translating into MADNRLVHIVDDVPELDGPQRPESLTMVVVLDGFLDAGSAAARAAQHLVDLDDTGPGAGRVVATFEVDELHDYRARRPAVSFVVDRYQDYDAPRLVVRLLHDTGGTPYLLLQGPEPDIRWEAFARAVREVVERFGVTRTVSMGSVPMAVPHTRPIALTHHANDPELLIGVSPWRGELRVPSSAQALLEIRMGEWEHPMQGFVAHIPHYLAQLSYPQASTALLEQVELAGRLTVDLSGLRAEAEDREAEIATYLAEHEDVADVVAALERQYDAFERAEESGASLLAPDEPLPTGEEIGQQFEQFLAGLDEPGDPDDRNGGA; encoded by the coding sequence GTGGCCGACAACCGCCTGGTGCACATCGTCGACGACGTGCCCGAGCTCGACGGCCCGCAGCGACCCGAGTCGCTGACCATGGTGGTGGTCCTCGACGGCTTCCTCGACGCCGGCAGCGCGGCCGCGCGTGCCGCCCAGCACCTGGTCGACCTCGACGACACCGGCCCCGGCGCCGGGCGGGTCGTGGCCACCTTCGAGGTCGACGAGCTGCACGACTACCGCGCGCGCCGGCCGGCGGTCTCGTTCGTGGTCGACCGCTACCAGGACTACGACGCGCCCCGGCTGGTCGTGCGGCTGCTCCACGACACCGGCGGCACGCCGTACCTGCTGCTGCAGGGGCCCGAGCCCGACATCCGCTGGGAGGCCTTCGCCCGCGCCGTGCGCGAGGTCGTGGAGCGGTTCGGCGTCACCCGCACCGTCTCGATGGGCTCGGTGCCGATGGCCGTGCCGCACACCCGCCCGATCGCCCTCACCCACCACGCCAACGACCCCGAGCTCCTCATCGGCGTCTCGCCGTGGCGCGGTGAGCTGCGCGTGCCCAGCAGCGCCCAGGCGCTCCTGGAGATCCGGATGGGGGAGTGGGAGCACCCGATGCAGGGCTTCGTGGCCCACATCCCGCACTACCTGGCCCAGCTGTCCTACCCCCAGGCCTCGACCGCCCTGCTGGAGCAGGTCGAGCTCGCCGGGCGGTTGACGGTCGACCTGTCCGGCCTGCGGGCCGAGGCGGAGGACCGGGAGGCCGAGATCGCGACGTACCTCGCCGAGCACGAGGACGTCGCCGACGTCGTGGCCGCCCTGGAGAGGCAGTACGACGCCTTCGAGCGGGCCGAGGAGAGCGGTGCCTCGCTGCTGGCGCCCGACGAGCCCCTGCCGACCGGCGAGGAGATCGGTCAGCAGTTCGAGCAGTTCCTGGCCGGCCTCGACGAGCCCGGTGACCCCGACGACCGGAACGGTGGTGCCTGA
- a CDS encoding acetyl-CoA C-acyltransferase produces MPRQLREVVFVDGVRTPFGKAKGQYAETRADDLVIKCIRELMRRNPGLPPERVDEVAIAATTQIGDQGLTIGRTAALLSGLPQSVPGYAIDRMCAGAMTAVTTTAGGIAFGSYDVAIAGGVEHMGRHPMGEGVDPNPRILSERVVNPDALVMGKTAENLHDRYPTITKERVDAYAVRSQQKTAAAYEAGAIQPDLVPVATRSAEQGWGLATTDEPMRPQTTMESLAGLKTPFRAAGKVTAGNAAGINDGATAALLAEEETAKELGLPIRMRLVSYSFVGVEPEVMGAGPIPATEKALKQAGLTIDDIEAFEVNEAFAVQVLAFLEHFGIADDDARVNPYGGAIAMGHPLASSGVRLMTQLARQFEERPEVRYGLTTMCIGIGMGGTVIWENPHWNGADAKQENTK; encoded by the coding sequence GTGCCCCGACAGCTGCGAGAGGTCGTCTTCGTCGACGGCGTGCGCACCCCCTTCGGCAAGGCCAAGGGCCAGTACGCCGAGACCCGCGCCGACGACCTCGTCATCAAGTGCATCCGCGAGCTCATGCGCCGCAACCCCGGCCTCCCGCCCGAGCGGGTCGACGAGGTCGCGATCGCCGCCACCACCCAGATCGGCGACCAGGGCCTGACCATCGGCCGCACCGCCGCCCTGCTCTCCGGGCTGCCCCAGTCGGTGCCCGGCTACGCGATCGACCGCATGTGCGCCGGCGCGATGACCGCGGTCACCACGACCGCGGGCGGCATCGCCTTCGGCTCCTACGACGTGGCCATCGCCGGCGGCGTCGAGCACATGGGCCGCCACCCGATGGGCGAGGGCGTGGACCCGAACCCGCGCATCCTCTCCGAGCGCGTGGTCAACCCCGACGCGCTCGTGATGGGCAAGACCGCGGAGAACCTCCACGACCGCTACCCCACGATCACCAAGGAGCGCGTCGACGCCTACGCCGTGCGCTCGCAGCAGAAGACCGCGGCCGCCTACGAGGCCGGCGCGATCCAGCCCGACCTGGTGCCGGTCGCCACCCGCTCCGCGGAGCAGGGCTGGGGTCTGGCCACGACCGACGAGCCGATGCGTCCGCAGACGACGATGGAGAGCCTGGCCGGCCTCAAGACCCCGTTCCGGGCCGCCGGCAAGGTGACCGCCGGCAACGCCGCGGGCATCAACGACGGCGCGACCGCCGCCCTCCTGGCCGAGGAGGAGACCGCCAAGGAGCTCGGGCTGCCGATCAGGATGCGCCTGGTGTCGTACTCCTTCGTCGGCGTCGAGCCCGAGGTCATGGGTGCCGGCCCGATCCCGGCCACCGAGAAGGCCCTGAAGCAGGCCGGCCTCACCATCGACGACATCGAGGCCTTCGAGGTCAACGAGGCCTTCGCCGTGCAGGTGCTGGCCTTCCTCGAGCACTTCGGCATCGCCGACGACGACGCCCGGGTCAACCCCTACGGCGGCGCCATCGCCATGGGCCACCCGCTGGCCTCCTCCGGGGTGCGGCTGATGACCCAGCTGGCGCGCCAGTTCGAGGAGCGCCCGGAGGTCCGCTACGGCCTGACCACCATGTGCATCGGCATCGGCATGGGCGGCACGGTCATCTGGGAGAACCCGCACTGGAACGGTGCCGACGCGAAGCAGGAGAACACGAAGTGA
- a CDS encoding acyl-CoA thioesterase: MEVPEPTPLRGPDQGAVDELLELLDLETIDQDLYRGSNVHTPRGRVFGGQVAAQALCAGIRTVPQEFGVHSLHSYFLLPGNPSIPIVYDVERIRDGRSFLTRRVAARQHGRPIYFLTANFQREEEGFSHQDAMPSVIRPEEGLDLVELMTVRGNSDAEALGREWAALDVRWVGSSKHGLEPDPVHPSRARMWAKVNGDLGEDPVAHVAAFTFASDVSLLGATLAAHPVAPHKTQMASLDHTIWFHRPFRADRWWLYDQWSPSAQSARGLAIGRVFTEDGTLVATVAQEGLIRPRD, encoded by the coding sequence ATGGAGGTCCCCGAGCCGACGCCGCTGCGCGGGCCCGACCAGGGCGCGGTCGACGAGCTCCTCGAGCTGCTCGACCTCGAGACCATCGACCAGGACCTCTACCGCGGCAGCAACGTGCACACGCCGCGCGGGCGGGTCTTCGGCGGCCAGGTCGCCGCGCAGGCGCTGTGCGCGGGCATCCGGACCGTCCCGCAGGAGTTCGGCGTGCACTCGCTGCACTCCTACTTCCTGCTCCCCGGGAACCCGAGCATCCCGATCGTCTACGACGTCGAGCGGATCCGGGACGGTCGCTCGTTCCTGACCCGTCGCGTGGCCGCGCGCCAGCACGGCCGGCCGATCTACTTCCTGACCGCGAACTTCCAGCGCGAGGAGGAGGGCTTCAGCCACCAGGACGCGATGCCCTCGGTGATCCGCCCCGAGGAGGGCCTGGACCTCGTCGAGCTGATGACCGTCCGCGGCAACAGCGACGCCGAGGCGCTCGGGCGTGAGTGGGCGGCGCTGGACGTGCGCTGGGTGGGCAGCTCCAAGCACGGTCTCGAGCCCGACCCGGTGCACCCCTCGCGGGCGCGGATGTGGGCCAAGGTCAACGGCGACCTGGGGGAGGATCCCGTCGCCCACGTCGCAGCCTTCACCTTCGCCTCCGACGTCTCGCTGCTGGGGGCGACCCTGGCCGCCCACCCGGTGGCCCCGCACAAGACCCAGATGGCCTCGCTGGACCACACCATCTGGTTCCACCGCCCCTTTCGCGCCGACCGCTGGTGGCTCTACGACCAGTGGTCGCCCTCGGCCCAGTCCGCGCGCGGCCTGGCCATCGGCCGGGTCTTCACCGAGGACGGCACCCTGGTCGCCACGGTGGCCCAGGAGGGCCTGATTCGACCCCGCGATTAG
- a CDS encoding acyl-CoA thioesterase domain-containing protein, protein MPRDVGELLSLLDLETIDDNLFRGAQQASVLPRVFGGQVAAQALVAASRTTDPAYVVHSLHSYFLQPGDTGAPIVYDVEELRSGRSFATRRVLARQHGRPIFVMTTDFQKPEEGLEHQDAFPDDVPAPEDCFDPQAGRGDELSEWAAISMRYVGSSADLLPEDPQRPGRQRFWLKIDGDLPDDPLVHAAAFAYASDMTLAGAALAPHGYRLGGPDIMIASLDHAVWFHEAFRADRWWLYDQHAPRATGGRALINSRVFTEDGRLVGSTAQEALLRRTRPSRAAGEGS, encoded by the coding sequence GTGCCGCGCGACGTGGGCGAGCTGCTCTCGCTCCTGGACCTCGAGACGATCGACGACAACCTCTTCCGCGGTGCCCAGCAGGCCTCGGTGCTGCCCCGCGTCTTCGGCGGGCAGGTCGCAGCGCAGGCCCTGGTGGCGGCCTCGCGGACGACCGACCCGGCCTACGTGGTGCACTCGCTGCACTCCTACTTCCTCCAGCCCGGCGACACCGGCGCCCCGATCGTCTACGACGTGGAGGAGCTGCGCAGCGGTCGCTCCTTCGCCACCCGCCGGGTGCTGGCCCGCCAGCACGGCCGACCGATCTTCGTGATGACGACCGACTTCCAGAAGCCGGAGGAGGGGCTGGAGCACCAGGACGCCTTCCCCGACGACGTCCCTGCGCCCGAGGACTGCTTCGACCCGCAGGCCGGTCGCGGCGACGAGCTCTCGGAGTGGGCAGCCATCTCGATGCGGTACGTCGGCTCCTCGGCCGACCTGCTGCCCGAGGACCCGCAGCGGCCGGGTCGTCAGCGGTTCTGGCTGAAGATCGACGGCGACCTGCCCGACGACCCGCTGGTGCACGCGGCCGCGTTCGCCTACGCCTCGGACATGACCCTGGCCGGCGCGGCGCTCGCCCCGCACGGCTACCGGCTCGGCGGACCGGACATCATGATCGCCTCGCTCGACCACGCCGTGTGGTTCCACGAGGCGTTCCGTGCCGACCGGTGGTGGCTCTACGACCAGCACGCCCCCCGGGCCACCGGGGGACGGGCGCTGATCAACTCACGGGTCTTCACCGAGGACGGCCGGCTCGTGGGCTCGACGGCCCAGGAGGCCCTGCTGCGGCGTACCCGCCCCTCGCGGGCCGCCGGCGAGGGCTCGTGA
- a CDS encoding 3-hydroxyacyl-CoA dehydrogenase NAD-binding domain-containing protein — protein sequence MSDISTLLERAQAISSDAERVTEAKLRKVALPGGAGVVGLITLDNGEDHTKPNTFGPRGLISLNTAIDAALADDEVTALAVTGKPFILAAGADLTSIAGGGPDAVRVVAELGHAVFRKLGDGAKPSFGFVNGLALGGGLEVALHCTYRTVVDSAPALGLPEVMLGLVPGWGGAFLVPNLVGADTAVTLIVENPLNNGKTVGGQQAFELGLADAAFSGADFLEQSLLWAGDVLTGKVTVERPEVDRGEAWDTAVRRAEQVALARTGGASPAAAKAVELIAAAKDGDRDAGFAREDDALHALSQTPELLASLYSFDLVQKRAKRPAGAPDRSLARPVTKVGIVGAGLMASQMALLFVRRLEVPVVLTDLDQERVDKGVGYVHAEIDKLLAKGRINQDKANRHKALVSGSVDKAEGFAGADFVIEAVFEEMGVKKSVFADVEKVVSAECVLATNTSSLSITEMAADLQHPERVVGFHFFNPVAVMPLLEIVQGERTDDATLATAFGTGKALKKTTILVQDSPSFIVNRLLGRFMSEVSRILDEGTPIDVVDGAFAGVAPMPPFTLIALVGPAIALHNTETLAAAFPDRFYVSPALERVVAAKKGAYFAPDGSLDPEVEALLEKPAEPKVLAKDEVRRTVLTGLAQEARLMLDEGVVAAAEDLDLAMITGAGFAFWNGGLTMLLEREGLGSFH from the coding sequence GTGAGCGACATCAGCACCCTCCTCGAGAGGGCCCAGGCCATCTCCTCCGACGCCGAGCGCGTCACCGAGGCCAAGCTCCGCAAGGTCGCCCTCCCCGGCGGCGCCGGTGTCGTCGGCCTGATCACCCTCGACAACGGCGAGGACCACACCAAGCCCAACACCTTCGGGCCCCGGGGCCTGATCAGCCTCAACACCGCCATCGACGCGGCCCTGGCCGACGACGAGGTGACCGCGCTGGCCGTCACCGGCAAGCCGTTCATCCTGGCCGCCGGCGCCGACCTGACCTCCATCGCCGGCGGCGGCCCCGACGCCGTGCGCGTGGTGGCCGAGCTCGGCCACGCGGTCTTCCGCAAGCTCGGCGACGGCGCCAAGCCCTCCTTCGGCTTCGTCAACGGCCTGGCCCTGGGTGGCGGTCTCGAGGTGGCGCTGCACTGCACCTACCGCACCGTCGTGGACTCCGCGCCCGCCCTCGGCCTGCCCGAGGTCATGCTCGGCCTCGTCCCCGGCTGGGGCGGCGCGTTCCTCGTGCCGAACCTCGTCGGCGCCGACACCGCGGTCACGCTGATCGTCGAGAACCCGCTCAACAACGGCAAGACCGTCGGCGGCCAGCAGGCCTTCGAGCTCGGCCTGGCCGACGCGGCCTTCTCCGGCGCGGACTTCCTGGAGCAGTCGCTGCTGTGGGCCGGTGACGTGCTGACCGGCAAGGTCACCGTCGAGCGGCCCGAGGTCGACCGCGGCGAGGCGTGGGACACCGCAGTACGCCGTGCCGAGCAGGTCGCCCTGGCCCGCACCGGCGGCGCCAGCCCGGCGGCCGCCAAGGCCGTCGAGCTGATCGCGGCCGCCAAGGACGGCGACCGCGACGCCGGCTTCGCCCGCGAGGACGACGCCCTGCACGCGCTGTCGCAGACCCCCGAGCTGCTGGCCAGCCTCTACTCCTTCGACCTGGTGCAGAAGCGGGCCAAGCGCCCCGCCGGTGCTCCCGACAGGTCGCTGGCCCGCCCGGTGACCAAGGTCGGCATCGTCGGCGCCGGCCTGATGGCCAGCCAGATGGCGCTGCTGTTCGTGCGCCGCCTCGAGGTGCCGGTCGTGCTGACCGACCTCGACCAGGAGCGCGTCGACAAGGGCGTGGGCTACGTCCACGCCGAGATCGACAAGCTGCTGGCCAAGGGCCGGATCAACCAGGACAAGGCCAACCGGCACAAGGCGCTGGTCTCCGGGTCGGTCGACAAGGCCGAGGGCTTCGCCGGGGCGGACTTCGTCATCGAGGCCGTCTTCGAGGAGATGGGCGTCAAGAAGTCCGTCTTCGCCGACGTCGAGAAGGTCGTCAGCGCCGAGTGCGTGCTGGCCACCAACACCTCCTCGCTGTCCATCACCGAGATGGCCGCCGACCTCCAGCACCCCGAGCGGGTCGTCGGCTTCCACTTCTTCAACCCCGTCGCCGTGATGCCGCTGCTGGAGATCGTCCAGGGCGAGCGGACCGACGACGCCACGCTGGCCACCGCCTTCGGCACCGGCAAGGCGCTGAAGAAGACCACCATCCTGGTCCAGGACAGCCCGTCGTTCATCGTCAACCGGCTGCTCGGTCGCTTCATGTCCGAGGTCAGCAGGATCCTCGACGAGGGCACCCCGATCGACGTCGTGGACGGTGCGTTCGCCGGTGTCGCGCCGATGCCGCCGTTCACGCTCATCGCGCTGGTGGGCCCGGCGATCGCGCTGCACAACACCGAGACGCTGGCCGCGGCCTTCCCGGACCGCTTCTACGTCTCCCCCGCCCTCGAGCGGGTCGTGGCGGCGAAGAAGGGGGCCTACTTCGCCCCCGACGGGTCCCTGGACCCCGAGGTCGAGGCGCTGCTGGAGAAGCCGGCCGAGCCGAAGGTCCTGGCGAAGGACGAGGTGCGCCGCACGGTGCTCACCGGCCTGGCCCAGGAGGCCCGGCTGATGCTCGACGAGGGCGTCGTCGCCGCGGCCGAGGACCTCGACCTGGCGATGATCACCGGCGCCGGGTTCGCCTTCTGGAACGGCGGCCTGACCATGCTCCTGGAGCGCGAGGGCCTGGGCTCGTTCCACTGA